In Bifidobacterium sp. ESL0775, the following are encoded in one genomic region:
- a CDS encoding SpaA isopeptide-forming pilin-related protein — protein sequence MAIRKGLRNVAAAALSAAMILACGVAGVDSANADENVDVSHRVGQIKVDEAAEGHVFKAIRIGSYTSATKTGTMVTEIDVSTVSAPAAVVNAIGNAYRRVSRRPSVPSTAYCHSDTMCWISRNWLGYLSEAESEDTTSNSHPFTGKLREFVTELQKDSGFQAAINTSVRASVAPGSSTASFDNLDQGIYVIEDTTAVLPNGVSNSIPMLVGTTVGDSHLQVVSNPVTPMLGEIKVKSDTPTVDKELDSVTDAAGWPVVGDPSDGDVMHFILTSMEPMTTGFSRYFFQITDKASAGLQYVNGSAHATVDGSDVPLAPVPPTPPSPMVDEVYFAQSDISGSHYLTFTFPNITAYSSTAALQVEYDMKVVGTGIISNDAGVKWSSDSSHQPEPTCVANPATNCGAVEKNDTASSYSFSSYYMMLESTDGMNQSLPLGGATYELLKDDKPLSFRQLGEGYYVYHPSEDKESHTTTKLVTSSHTQVVQGARAASFIEPRTQQAVDRDQGLGSLKIDGLPLGIYTVKETAPPTGKPDAELLKFDVKYTKDASNNGTYVSLLRDYTGGLVQRPIGTRDHLGANFSLNVAKKRGGLLGVFGALGTGMFGPGTLARTGASIVVLLILLCCLIAIGTAILSRRHQISR from the coding sequence ATGGCGATACGTAAAGGATTGCGCAACGTTGCAGCAGCGGCGCTGAGTGCTGCGATGATACTGGCATGCGGGGTCGCCGGCGTTGACAGCGCTAATGCGGATGAAAATGTTGATGTGAGTCATCGTGTTGGGCAAATTAAGGTTGATGAGGCAGCCGAGGGCCATGTCTTCAAAGCTATTCGGATAGGTAGCTATACTTCTGCCACGAAAACTGGGACAATGGTCACAGAAATTGATGTGAGTACTGTTTCTGCGCCCGCCGCAGTCGTCAATGCAATCGGTAACGCATACAGGAGAGTGAGTAGACGTCCCTCAGTACCTTCGACAGCATACTGTCATTCGGACACCATGTGTTGGATATCGCGTAACTGGCTTGGATACCTTAGCGAAGCTGAAAGTGAAGATACAACCTCGAATTCTCATCCGTTTACAGGTAAGTTGCGTGAGTTTGTGACCGAGTTGCAAAAGGATTCTGGTTTTCAGGCGGCAATAAATACTAGCGTCAGGGCAAGTGTGGCTCCAGGGTCGAGCACGGCCTCTTTTGATAATTTGGATCAAGGTATCTATGTTATTGAAGACACAACTGCTGTGCTGCCGAACGGTGTTTCTAATTCAATTCCTATGTTGGTCGGTACTACGGTGGGCGATAGCCATCTTCAAGTGGTCAGCAACCCTGTGACGCCTATGCTCGGCGAGATTAAAGTGAAATCTGATACGCCAACAGTTGATAAGGAATTGGATTCTGTCACGGACGCAGCGGGATGGCCAGTTGTAGGTGATCCTAGTGACGGTGATGTTATGCATTTTATTTTGACTTCTATGGAACCGATGACAACAGGATTTAGTCGGTATTTCTTCCAAATTACTGATAAAGCCAGTGCTGGTTTGCAGTATGTTAACGGCTCTGCACACGCAACTGTGGATGGCTCTGATGTCCCACTGGCACCTGTCCCGCCGACACCACCCTCACCAATGGTTGACGAAGTGTATTTCGCGCAGTCTGATATTTCTGGTTCGCATTATCTTACGTTTACGTTCCCCAATATTACGGCTTACTCTTCTACTGCTGCGCTTCAAGTCGAATACGACATGAAGGTTGTTGGAACGGGAATAATAAGCAACGATGCAGGCGTTAAATGGTCGAGTGATAGCAGCCATCAGCCAGAGCCCACTTGCGTAGCAAATCCCGCAACGAATTGTGGTGCTGTGGAGAAAAATGATACTGCTTCCAGCTACAGTTTCTCTTCGTACTATATGATGCTGGAAAGCACCGATGGTATGAATCAGAGCTTGCCGCTCGGCGGCGCGACTTACGAGTTGCTCAAAGATGACAAGCCTTTGTCGTTCAGGCAATTAGGTGAAGGATATTACGTCTATCATCCGAGCGAGGACAAGGAATCGCACACTACGACCAAACTCGTCACGTCAAGTCACACGCAGGTGGTGCAAGGCGCTCGGGCCGCCTCTTTCATTGAGCCGCGGACGCAACAGGCGGTGGACCGAGATCAAGGTCTTGGCTCGTTGAAGATTGATGGCCTTCCTCTTGGCATCTACACGGTCAAGGAGACTGCGCCACCCACCGGAAAGCCGGATGCGGAGTTGTTGAAGTTCGATGTCAAGTACACCAAAGATGCCAGCAACAATGGCACATACGTTAGCTTGCTTCGGGACTACACGGGTGGGTTGGTGCAACGGCCCATCGGGACAAGGGACCATCTTGGCGCCAATTTCTCGTTGAACGTGGCTAAGAAGCGTGGAGGTTTGTTGGGTGTGTTCGGCGCGTTGGGCACTGGGATGTTCGGTCCTGGAACCTTGGCACGGACGGGCGCGTCAATCGTGGTCTTGCTCATTCTGCTGTGCTGCTTGATAGCAATCGGCACGGCGATATTGAGTCGGCGTCATCAGATCAGCAGATAA
- a CDS encoding SpaA isopeptide-forming pilin-related protein translates to MKLGKGLRGAAAMVLSAATLLALGVTGVGSANAADVEQTINANDGTITITGGKGHDFQVSRLATYTNVAADGNTSTSNITGIAVTTDDATRVVQAITYANNGVPTDTSYDATNPMNWVAQNWLGYNGTDSTSSDSTANLGDPDHATAKKPYSGKLRNFVTDLTTGTPAIAFTAPTQANSGTNDKTITGLTEGIYVIIDKTANSNTAIPMLVGTTAGSNALTNSSSKTNMVGKIELKQKDVTVTKTVTKLNTNPSNPSSTTNNSPTDAEWRAAPLNSMFGFRITAHVPMTTGFKSYHFEVKDTPTAGFSLQSSPAPFADPVVKITDNGVTTTLAEGTDYTYTAPSGSNLSFSYDFSRSVLKWSYDSEITIDYTMQLTATGNQSNDATVIHSSDPTNPSQTSETTPIVDPTNPDNSSEVALSTYTINLTNTLRNSSPTAYLPGAQFTVKNASGDVKFSMTGTDFTYDPSGTITSVTTDTNGKLVIDGLPQGTYTFTQTVVGTHTPTISEAIKPTFTVEIANGTPSGSTPGTKFTLTQDVWHLAKITDGSGDTTKDSTAKTVALQLESVTNLASLPLTGGAGLVLLAALVVLSGGIVVITSVARRRNMASSHK, encoded by the coding sequence ATGAAGTTAGGAAAAGGGTTACGTGGTGCAGCAGCCATGGTGTTGTCTGCCGCCACGCTCCTCGCGCTCGGTGTAACCGGCGTGGGTTCGGCCAATGCGGCTGATGTCGAGCAAACCATTAATGCTAATGATGGTACAATCACCATTACTGGTGGCAAGGGCCATGATTTCCAGGTTTCTAGGCTCGCTACCTATACCAACGTAGCTGCCGATGGCAACACTTCGACCAGCAACATCACTGGCATCGCTGTCACTACGGATGACGCGACAAGAGTTGTTCAAGCTATTACTTATGCAAACAATGGTGTCCCAACTGATACCAGTTATGATGCTACAAACCCTATGAACTGGGTGGCACAGAACTGGCTCGGATATAACGGAACCGATTCGACCTCAAGTGACAGTACAGCGAACTTAGGAGATCCTGATCACGCAACAGCGAAGAAGCCATACAGCGGCAAACTCCGTAACTTTGTAACGGATTTGACAACTGGGACTCCGGCGATTGCTTTCACGGCTCCTACTCAGGCTAATTCCGGCACTAATGACAAAACAATCACCGGCCTGACTGAAGGTATTTATGTCATTATTGATAAGACCGCTAATAGCAATACCGCAATTCCGATGCTCGTTGGCACCACTGCGGGTTCGAATGCTCTGACGAATTCATCGTCAAAGACCAACATGGTCGGTAAGATCGAGCTGAAGCAGAAGGATGTTACCGTCACTAAGACGGTGACTAAGCTCAATACTAATCCCAGTAACCCGTCTTCGACAACGAATAATTCTCCTACCGATGCAGAGTGGAGAGCTGCGCCTCTCAATTCGATGTTCGGCTTCAGGATTACCGCGCATGTGCCGATGACGACTGGATTCAAGAGCTACCACTTTGAGGTGAAGGATACCCCAACTGCTGGCTTTAGTTTGCAGTCTAGTCCGGCGCCGTTTGCAGACCCAGTGGTAAAGATAACTGATAATGGTGTTACTACCACCTTGGCTGAAGGGACTGATTATACCTACACTGCCCCGTCAGGGTCGAATCTTTCGTTTAGCTATGATTTCTCTCGCAGTGTTTTGAAGTGGAGCTATGATTCGGAGATTACCATTGATTACACGATGCAGCTCACCGCGACGGGTAATCAGTCCAATGATGCGACCGTGATTCATAGTTCTGATCCTACCAATCCCTCGCAAACCAGCGAGACTACGCCTATCGTAGATCCGACGAATCCAGATAACAGCTCTGAGGTTGCGCTGTCTACTTATACGATCAACTTGACTAATACCCTGAGGAATAGTTCTCCTACGGCTTATTTGCCTGGTGCGCAGTTTACCGTTAAGAATGCTTCCGGTGATGTTAAGTTCTCGATGACTGGAACTGATTTCACTTATGATCCCAGTGGCACCATTACTTCGGTAACCACTGACACCAATGGTAAGTTGGTGATTGATGGCCTTCCACAGGGTACTTATACTTTCACTCAGACGGTAGTGGGTACGCATACTCCGACCATTTCGGAAGCTATCAAGCCTACGTTCACAGTGGAAATTGCAAACGGAACTCCTTCAGGATCCACTCCGGGTACGAAGTTCACGTTGACTCAAGATGTTTGGCATCTCGCCAAAATCACTGATGGCAGCGGCGACACTACTAAGGACAGCACCGCTAAGACTGTCGCGCTTCAGCTTGAGTCTGTGACCAACCTCGCCTCCCTGCCTCTCACTGGTGGCGCGGGCCTCGTTCTGCTTGCGGCTCTGGTTGTGCTCAGCGGTGGCATCGTGGTCATCACTTCGGTGGCTCGCCGTCGCAACATGGCTTCCTCTCACAAGTGA
- a CDS encoding class C sortase, producing MKRKKQKQPETLAALPFDDVIKPHRKRGQYVYRIFIELVHDIFVILTVILIMWAPVHWAVNSRTESLAAIQAERDVLKWPRGDVAKEYHAAQRYNEQIAASGQLTLGEVKDPFDPQPDEDTESVKDQTYQSILKSPTGVMGTIRIPKVSIHLPIYHGTSRSILQIGSGHLYGTSVPVGGKSTNAVLTGHRGLPDALLFTRLDELSKGDIIYIKTMNHTMGYRVTAIHVVNPDDVHLYKVVPGQDLLTLMTCTPYGVNTQRLVITAKRGNIPQNIPPLEDSAADAKLYGLLTIVVVLIIGFILALRKNYRELVPPPWHYDGTPIPPSLLLPRFVDERGLPPMGVLAHRKRPRHQQRPRPTPPKKE from the coding sequence ATGAAGCGTAAGAAACAAAAGCAACCGGAGACCCTAGCGGCTCTGCCTTTTGATGACGTCATCAAGCCCCACAGAAAACGTGGACAATACGTCTACCGTATCTTTATCGAGCTCGTCCACGACATCTTTGTCATCCTTACCGTCATCCTCATTATGTGGGCCCCTGTTCATTGGGCTGTCAACTCGAGAACCGAGTCGTTAGCCGCCATTCAGGCTGAACGAGACGTGTTGAAATGGCCTCGCGGCGACGTCGCCAAGGAGTATCATGCTGCGCAACGCTATAACGAGCAGATCGCCGCTTCAGGGCAGTTGACGTTGGGGGAGGTAAAAGATCCTTTTGATCCCCAGCCTGACGAGGACACCGAATCAGTAAAAGATCAGACATACCAATCGATACTGAAAAGCCCAACGGGAGTGATGGGCACGATTCGCATTCCCAAAGTCTCCATTCATTTGCCGATTTACCATGGCACCTCTCGCTCGATATTGCAGATAGGTTCCGGACATCTTTACGGCACCAGCGTGCCTGTAGGCGGTAAATCAACAAACGCTGTGCTCACAGGCCATCGTGGGTTACCGGATGCCTTACTCTTCACAAGACTTGATGAATTGAGCAAAGGGGACATCATCTACATCAAGACGATGAACCATACCATGGGCTATCGTGTGACGGCCATCCACGTGGTCAATCCTGACGATGTACATCTTTACAAGGTTGTTCCGGGCCAGGACCTGCTGACGTTGATGACATGCACGCCATACGGTGTCAACACTCAGCGACTCGTCATCACCGCCAAGAGAGGGAACATCCCGCAGAACATCCCGCCGTTGGAAGATAGCGCCGCCGACGCGAAGCTGTATGGCCTCCTGACCATCGTGGTGGTGCTGATTATTGGTTTCATCCTCGCCCTGCGCAAGAACTACCGTGAGCTGGTGCCACCGCCGTGGCACTACGATGGCACCCCGATTCCGCCATCGCTGCTCCTCCCACGTTTCGTCGACGAACGCGGCCTGCCGCCAATGGGCGTCCTGGCCCACCGCAAGCGTCCGCGCCATCAACAGCGCCCACGCCCGACTCCGCCCAAGAAAGAATAG
- the pknB gene encoding Stk1 family PASTA domain-containing Ser/Thr kinase, giving the protein MSTNMPTSLANGRYQLGQLIGRGGMAEVHIAQDTRLGRVVAVKIMRSDMANDDVFLKRFAREAHSVAQMNNINIVNIYDSGEEAITAEDGSTERVPYIVMEYVKGQTLRDIIKANGPLSQRDAEQVMLGVLNALDYSHRMGIIHRDIKPGNIMISEQGMVKVMDFGIARALDDSVATMTQSQGVVGTAQYLSPEQARGETVDMRSDLYSAGCVLYEMLTGRPPFQGDSAVAIAYQHVSEVATPPSTLVPGLPKMWDQICAKAMAKDRQNRYATAAEFRNDILTYMNGGIPVAAAFNPLTDLANMKERKQAEQTAATEAMNPVETTATQAFDPLTGTYGDTAATQLEPGGNTAVKTRAEKAAEEKAKKKKKIIIGSVIGGIVAILAIAGIVFGVTHMKKPEMVSVPTFNATTTQARAQEQLEEVGLKMKVEQDNDSSEPKGTFTKQSPKGGAKAPQGSTVKVWFSAGPQSGQIPDVKGKSQDDARKVLEKAGFKVAPTAQTEDSMDVAKDMVTRTDPAAGTAADKGTSLMLYISSGMAKVPDVSGQQQDQALNQLKAFTVVVQQEASDNVAQGLVTRTNPGAGASLAQKGSITVYVSQGKPKVIVPNTISFGTTTLGQARGLLQGFTINVTQGNPEDDSAIVTGMSPSPGQQVDKGSTITLSTKAAPQPTTPSGGEGNTPQPSGH; this is encoded by the coding sequence ATGAGCACCAATATGCCAACATCACTGGCAAACGGCCGTTACCAGCTGGGGCAACTGATTGGCCGAGGGGGCATGGCCGAGGTCCATATCGCGCAGGACACACGCTTGGGGCGCGTCGTGGCCGTCAAGATCATGCGCTCCGACATGGCCAACGACGACGTCTTCCTCAAGCGGTTCGCCCGCGAGGCGCACTCGGTCGCGCAGATGAACAACATCAACATCGTCAACATCTACGATTCCGGCGAGGAGGCCATCACCGCCGAGGACGGCTCCACCGAGCGCGTGCCCTACATTGTGATGGAGTACGTCAAGGGCCAGACCCTGCGCGACATCATCAAGGCGAACGGCCCCTTAAGCCAGCGCGACGCCGAGCAGGTGATGCTGGGCGTCTTGAACGCGCTCGATTACTCGCACCGGATGGGCATCATCCACCGCGACATCAAGCCCGGCAACATCATGATCAGCGAGCAGGGCATGGTCAAGGTCATGGACTTCGGCATCGCCCGCGCGCTTGACGATTCCGTGGCGACGATGACCCAGTCGCAGGGCGTGGTGGGCACCGCGCAGTACCTCTCCCCCGAGCAGGCCCGAGGCGAGACCGTCGACATGCGTTCCGACCTCTATTCCGCCGGTTGCGTGCTCTACGAAATGCTCACCGGACGCCCTCCCTTCCAAGGTGACTCGGCCGTGGCGATCGCCTACCAGCACGTCTCGGAAGTAGCCACACCGCCCAGCACGCTGGTGCCAGGACTTCCCAAGATGTGGGACCAGATCTGCGCCAAGGCGATGGCCAAGGACCGGCAGAACCGTTACGCGACTGCCGCCGAGTTCCGCAACGACATCCTGACCTACATGAACGGCGGCATCCCGGTGGCGGCGGCGTTCAACCCGCTGACCGACCTCGCCAACATGAAGGAGCGCAAGCAGGCCGAGCAGACCGCGGCAACCGAGGCGATGAACCCCGTGGAGACCACGGCCACGCAGGCCTTCGACCCGCTTACGGGAACCTACGGCGACACCGCGGCGACGCAGCTTGAGCCCGGCGGCAACACCGCCGTCAAGACCCGAGCCGAAAAGGCCGCCGAAGAGAAGGCGAAAAAGAAAAAGAAGATCATCATCGGCTCCGTGATCGGCGGCATCGTGGCCATTCTGGCCATCGCGGGCATCGTCTTCGGCGTCACGCACATGAAGAAGCCGGAGATGGTGAGCGTGCCGACCTTCAACGCCACCACCACGCAGGCGCGCGCCCAGGAGCAGCTTGAGGAAGTCGGCCTGAAGATGAAGGTGGAGCAGGACAACGACTCCAGCGAACCCAAGGGCACCTTCACCAAGCAATCGCCCAAGGGCGGCGCGAAAGCCCCACAGGGCTCGACCGTCAAGGTCTGGTTCTCCGCCGGCCCGCAGTCCGGCCAGATACCCGACGTGAAGGGCAAGTCGCAGGACGACGCCCGAAAAGTGCTCGAGAAGGCCGGTTTCAAGGTCGCGCCCACCGCGCAGACCGAGGACAGCATGGATGTGGCCAAGGACATGGTCACTCGCACCGACCCGGCCGCCGGAACGGCCGCCGACAAGGGCACCTCGTTGATGCTCTATATCTCCTCCGGCATGGCCAAGGTGCCGGATGTCTCGGGCCAGCAGCAGGACCAGGCGCTGAACCAGCTCAAGGCATTCACCGTCGTCGTCCAGCAGGAGGCTTCCGACAACGTGGCCCAGGGCTTGGTGACGCGCACCAACCCAGGCGCCGGCGCCAGCCTTGCCCAGAAGGGCAGCATCACCGTCTACGTCTCCCAAGGCAAGCCGAAGGTCATCGTGCCCAACACCATCTCGTTCGGCACCACCACCTTGGGCCAGGCCCGCGGCCTGCTGCAAGGCTTCACCATCAACGTCACGCAGGGCAACCCCGAGGATGACAGCGCCATCGTCACCGGCATGTCACCTTCGCCGGGCCAGCAGGTCGACAAGGGCAGCACCATCACCCTGAGCACCAAGGCCGCTCCCCAGCCCACCACCCCAAGTGGCGGCGAAGGCAACACCCCGCAGCCCTCCGGTCACTGA
- a CDS encoding penicillin-binding protein 2 — MNKYLRQLFTAVVVLFTILGLSSTMITAIKANKLNNDPRNQRGLYHEFNAPRGPILAADGTVMAKSDPVNDPFAYQRSYSNGPLYAPVTGYFSISQRADRGIEDSRNKLLTGESNQLFWQQFKSLFTGSANKGASIETSIDTKLQRVAYDQLAGRSGAAVAFEPKTGRILAMVSTPSYDPNTLASHDTTKVNQEYSKLTADKANPMLNRAISELYPPGSSFKTVVATAALESGKYQLDTRIPAGASYTLPNTNTKLTNTGSAANGGADGQISFEDALAYSSNTAFAQLGGALGAQAIEDTAKKFGFGSSIQIDGSNSTGDPMQAIASKFPDNPSPDRLALASIGQGDTQETPLQNAMIASAIANGGTLMRPTLVDRVRSSDLTVISTTSPGVMSQPMSKDTAGKLTEMMKAVITKENPNLAIPGVSVAAKTGTAQIGVGNQSNDGWIMGFAPADDPKIAVAVVVHSTDQLGGSAAGPIMKAIMREALGK; from the coding sequence ATGAACAAATACCTGCGCCAGCTTTTCACCGCGGTCGTCGTCCTCTTCACGATCCTCGGGCTCTCCAGCACGATGATCACGGCCATCAAGGCCAACAAGCTCAACAACGACCCACGCAACCAGCGCGGCCTCTACCACGAGTTCAACGCCCCGCGCGGCCCCATCCTGGCTGCCGACGGCACGGTGATGGCGAAATCCGACCCGGTGAACGACCCGTTCGCCTACCAACGCTCCTACTCCAACGGCCCGCTCTACGCGCCCGTGACCGGTTACTTCTCCATCAGCCAGCGCGCCGACCGCGGCATCGAGGACTCACGCAACAAGCTCCTGACCGGGGAGTCGAACCAGCTTTTCTGGCAGCAATTCAAGTCGCTGTTCACCGGATCGGCCAACAAGGGCGCCTCCATCGAGACGTCCATCGACACGAAGCTCCAGCGCGTCGCCTACGACCAGCTGGCCGGCAGAAGCGGCGCGGCAGTCGCCTTCGAGCCCAAGACCGGCCGGATACTCGCGATGGTGTCGACACCGAGCTACGACCCGAACACGCTGGCCAGCCATGACACCACCAAGGTCAACCAGGAATACTCCAAGCTGACCGCCGACAAGGCGAACCCGATGCTCAACCGTGCTATCTCCGAGCTCTATCCACCTGGATCCAGCTTCAAGACGGTGGTGGCCACAGCGGCCTTGGAAAGCGGCAAATACCAGCTGGATACACGCATCCCGGCGGGCGCGAGCTATACGCTGCCGAACACCAACACGAAGCTGACCAACACCGGCAGCGCGGCGAACGGCGGCGCCGACGGCCAGATCTCGTTCGAGGACGCGTTGGCCTACTCGTCCAACACCGCCTTCGCGCAGCTTGGCGGCGCGCTCGGGGCGCAGGCCATCGAGGACACGGCCAAGAAGTTCGGTTTCGGCTCATCCATCCAGATCGACGGCTCGAATTCGACGGGCGACCCCATGCAGGCCATCGCCTCGAAATTCCCCGACAACCCGTCCCCGGACCGCCTCGCGCTGGCGTCTATCGGCCAGGGCGACACCCAGGAGACGCCGTTGCAGAACGCGATGATCGCCTCGGCCATCGCCAACGGCGGAACGCTGATGCGCCCGACGCTGGTCGACCGGGTGCGTTCCAGCGACCTCACGGTCATCTCGACCACCAGCCCGGGCGTGATGAGCCAGCCGATGAGCAAGGACACGGCCGGCAAATTGACGGAGATGATGAAGGCCGTCATCACCAAGGAGAATCCGAACCTGGCCATTCCCGGCGTCTCCGTGGCGGCCAAGACCGGCACCGCGCAGATCGGCGTGGGCAACCAAAGCAACGACGGCTGGATCATGGGCTTCGCGCCCGCCGACGACCCGAAGATCGCGGTCGCCGTGGTCGTCCATAGCACCGACCAACTGGGCGGCTCCGCTGCCGGCCCGATCATGAAGGCGATAATGAGGGAGGCACTGGGCAAATGA
- a CDS encoding FtsW/RodA/SpoVE family cell cycle protein, producing MIATRFRQIGLLLFAIAISGIAFFQLFARVYSGFPAKYVTILCVVAALFILLWALLLKFQPYASQEILPCVMLLTAIGTMMIARIDYDKKTSVAFRQLIWVCVALALTCVFIVALRDYRVLRRFSYVSMVVGLVLLLSPMIPGLGKEIGGARIWIGFGSHTLQPGEFAKLFLAFFFAAYLFNHRDQLAVGGKKVAGLQLPRVRDMGPLILVWFASIGVLVVQHDLGTSLMFFAMFVSMLYVATGRGSWLIIGGIAFVVAAVFSVKVFAHVGYRVDGWLHPFDAAVYNRRYGSSYQLVTGLFGLASGGLLGTGIGQGHPALTPLGNSDFIYSSLGEELGLSGLMAILMLYLIIITSGLLTAMKIKDGFGKLLASGLVFTMAFQVFTVVGGLTLVIPMTGLTMPYMAAGGSSLVANYLLAALLIVISNEANKPEPEGELSNTMQYEAMEALNKRSAQKKRNEGRHSRSRSHSDSNSDETQPTTSSFPVASSVSQRDAEAPASAETVPVPQAGPRVASSSSSDVLPQTPSQPVAADPQAQTQGNAGNTPAAAGQSPEDSGIQSLSFDDLMGGAR from the coding sequence CGCGCGCGTCTACAGCGGCTTCCCCGCCAAGTACGTCACTATCCTGTGCGTGGTGGCGGCTCTCTTCATCCTGCTTTGGGCGCTGTTGCTGAAATTCCAGCCTTATGCGAGCCAGGAGATCCTGCCGTGCGTGATGCTCTTGACGGCCATCGGCACGATGATGATCGCGCGCATCGATTACGACAAGAAGACCTCCGTGGCCTTCCGCCAGCTGATCTGGGTGTGCGTCGCGCTGGCGCTGACCTGCGTTTTCATCGTCGCCCTGCGTGATTACCGCGTCCTGCGCCGCTTCTCGTATGTGAGCATGGTGGTGGGCCTGGTGCTGCTGCTCTCCCCCATGATTCCCGGCCTGGGCAAGGAGATCGGCGGCGCGCGCATCTGGATCGGCTTCGGCTCGCACACCCTGCAACCCGGCGAATTCGCCAAACTCTTCCTCGCCTTCTTCTTCGCGGCCTACCTCTTCAACCACCGCGACCAGCTGGCCGTCGGCGGCAAGAAAGTGGCCGGCCTGCAGCTACCCCGCGTGCGCGACATGGGTCCGTTGATCCTCGTCTGGTTCGCCTCCATCGGCGTGCTCGTCGTCCAGCATGACCTCGGCACCTCCCTGATGTTCTTCGCGATGTTCGTCTCGATGCTTTATGTCGCCACCGGCCGTGGCAGCTGGCTCATCATCGGCGGCATCGCCTTCGTCGTCGCCGCGGTCTTCTCCGTGAAGGTATTCGCGCACGTCGGCTATCGCGTCGACGGCTGGCTCCACCCCTTCGACGCGGCCGTCTACAACCGCAGGTACGGCAGCTCCTACCAGCTGGTCACCGGCCTCTTCGGCCTCGCCTCGGGTGGTCTGCTCGGCACCGGCATCGGCCAGGGCCACCCCGCGCTCACCCCGCTGGGCAATTCCGATTTCATCTACTCCTCCCTCGGCGAGGAGCTGGGCCTGTCCGGTCTGATGGCCATTTTGATGCTGTATTTGATCATCATCACCTCGGGCCTTCTGACGGCGATGAAAATCAAGGACGGCTTCGGCAAGCTCTTGGCCAGTGGCCTCGTTTTCACCATGGCCTTCCAGGTCTTCACCGTCGTCGGCGGCCTCACGCTAGTCATCCCGATGACGGGGCTCACGATGCCGTACATGGCGGCCGGCGGTTCGTCGCTGGTGGCCAATTACCTGCTTGCCGCGCTGCTCATCGTCATCTCGAACGAGGCCAACAAGCCGGAGCCCGAAGGCGAGCTTTCCAACACCATGCAATACGAGGCGATGGAGGCGTTGAACAAGCGCAGCGCGCAGAAGAAGCGCAATGAAGGCCGCCATTCGCGTTCCCGTTCACACTCGGATTCAAATTCGGATGAGACACAGCCGACGACGTCCAGCTTCCCGGTGGCTTCGTCAGTTTCGCAACGCGACGCCGAGGCGCCGGCGAGCGCCGAAACCGTCCCCGTCCCGCAAGCGGGCCCGCGCGTGGCGTCGAGCTCATCTTCGGATGTGTTGCCGCAGACGCCGTCTCAGCCAGTCGCCGCCGATCCGCAAGCCCAAACGCAGGGGAACGCCGGCAATACGCCCGCAGCCGCAGGTCAAAGTCCTGAGGATTCGGGGATCCAAAGCTTAAGTTTTGACGATCTGATGGGAGGCGCGCGATGA